The Engystomops pustulosus chromosome 4, aEngPut4.maternal, whole genome shotgun sequence genome contains a region encoding:
- the CIB2 gene encoding calcium and integrin-binding family member 2 isoform X1, with translation MGNKQTIFTDEQLDAYQDCTFFTRKEILRLHGRFYELAPNIVPMDYTDDPDVKLPMQLIINMPELMENPFKERIVQSFSEDGEGNLSFNDFVDMFSVMSEMAPRELKAIYAFKIYDFNTDNFICKSDLEKTLNKLTREELEEEEVTLVCEKVIEEADMDGDGKLAFADFENMISKAPDFLSTFHIRI, from the exons ATGGGAAACAAGCAAACTATATTTACTGATGAACAGCTAGATGCCTACCAG GACTGCACTTTTTTTACACGAAAAGAGATTCTTCG GTTACACGGAAGGTTCTATGAATTGGCTCCAAACATAGTTCCAATGGATTATACAGATGACCCTGATGTCAAACTACCCATGCAGCTTATTATTAATATGCCTGAACTGATG GAAAACCCTTTCAAGGAGAGAATTGTGCAATCTTTTTCCGAAGATGGAGAAGGGAACCTGAGTTTCAATGACTTTGTGGATATGTTTTCCGTGATGAGCGAGATGGCTCCTCGTGAGCTAAAAGCAATCTATGCCTTTAAAATCTATG ACTTCAACACGGATAACTTTATTTGTAAATCTGACCTTGAGAAAACTCTCAATAAGCTGACACGAGAAGAACTTGAGGAAGAAGAGGTGACATTGGTTTGTGAGAAGGTTATTGAGGAGGCAGATATGGACGGTGATGGAAAACTTGCGTTTGCAGACTTTGAGAATATGATCTCTAAGGCACCAGATTTTCTCAG taCCTTTCATATTAGAATATGA
- the CIB2 gene encoding calcium and integrin-binding family member 2 isoform X2 produces the protein MDYTDDPDVKLPMQLIINMPELMENPFKERIVQSFSEDGEGNLSFNDFVDMFSVMSEMAPRELKAIYAFKIYDFNTDNFICKSDLEKTLNKLTREELEEEEVTLVCEKVIEEADMDGDGKLAFADFENMISKAPDFLSTFHIRI, from the exons ATGGATTATACAGATGACCCTGATGTCAAACTACCCATGCAGCTTATTATTAATATGCCTGAACTGATG GAAAACCCTTTCAAGGAGAGAATTGTGCAATCTTTTTCCGAAGATGGAGAAGGGAACCTGAGTTTCAATGACTTTGTGGATATGTTTTCCGTGATGAGCGAGATGGCTCCTCGTGAGCTAAAAGCAATCTATGCCTTTAAAATCTATG ACTTCAACACGGATAACTTTATTTGTAAATCTGACCTTGAGAAAACTCTCAATAAGCTGACACGAGAAGAACTTGAGGAAGAAGAGGTGACATTGGTTTGTGAGAAGGTTATTGAGGAGGCAGATATGGACGGTGATGGAAAACTTGCGTTTGCAGACTTTGAGAATATGATCTCTAAGGCACCAGATTTTCTCAG taCCTTTCATATTAGAATATGA